TAATGTTTACGGTAGGTAATATACATGAAAGTGAATCGGAGAAGATTAAAAAAATTGAGTTACTGGCACGTTACGACGTAGACCCTACCTATAGAGTGGACGGCCATACCGCTTTAAATTGCTTACTTTTAGCGGGGAGTCAAGAGCATAAGCTTCATAAAGGGTTAGCAGTACTAGAGATGAGATATTCAAAAGCTCGAAGTGCTTCTCAAAAACAATCAATAAATTAATAACCGTAAATACAAGGAGTAAAAATGCAGTATCGCACATTATCAACATCAACAATTAAAGAAGTAAAAACTATGCAAAAAAATTCTTATAGCAAAACTCGCAAAATTTTTAAAACAGCTCTGTATCTTGCTCCGATTCTACTTTGTAACAT
The Candidatus Trichorickettsia mobilis DNA segment above includes these coding regions:
- a CDS encoding ankyrin repeat domain-containing protein encodes the protein LLMIAGANPGSFSIMKLLLERGANPNERNSKGNSVLMFTVGNIHESESEKIKKIELLARYDVDPTYRVDGHTALNCLLLAGSQEHKLHKGLAVLEMRYSKARSASQKQSIN